A part of Antechinus flavipes isolate AdamAnt ecotype Samford, QLD, Australia chromosome 6, AdamAnt_v2, whole genome shotgun sequence genomic DNA contains:
- the LOC127542055 gene encoding uncharacterized protein LOC127542055 isoform X2: MTRPARGSCLRLGLNPDLCLDVPITVRTTRGRGRARTSSGPSQPGPGLRQGNHPPGEGEGASGPGRHRAPAPWPSLPCLSLALLQVARMECCHMLAHVTGWQPESCGSLREDQESRPPPPAPKEGQSPPALPGDPSWGQEWGPSRRWRNRPAPGSRPEAPASAHELPGSERRSPSDSSPLSSSQLHKQLCSERAREAAGRGLPHLTKEETEAQKRKNPLLAADCHCTRCLHCSLVSEPTC, from the exons ATGACACGGCCAGCCCGAGGATCCTGTCTCAGGCTGGGCTTGAACCCAGACCTCTGCCTTGATGTCCCCATCACCGTCAGGACCACGCGGGGCAGAGGGCGGGCCAGAACCAGCTCCGGCCCCTCTCAGCCGGGCCCTGGGCTGCGGCAGGGGAACCACCCcccgggggagggggaaggagccAGCGGGCCAGGGCGCCACCGGGCGCCTGCTCCCTGGCCCAGCCTTCCCTGTCTCTCCCTGGCTCTTCTCCAGGTGGCAAGGATGGAGTGCTGTCACATGCTGGCTCACGTGACGGGCTGGCAGCCTGAGAGTTGTGGGTCTCTCCGAGAAGACCAGGAGAGTCGCCCGCCTCCCCCTGCGCCCAAGGAGGGCCAGTCACCTCCAGCCCTCCCTGGGGACCCTTCCTGGGGGCAGGAATGGGGACCTTCCAGGAGATGGAGGAACAGGCCAG CCCCAGGCTCCCGTCCAGAAGCGCCAGCCTCTGCCCATGAGCTGCCAGGGAGCGAGCGCCGGAGCCCGAGCGACAGCTCCCCCCTTTCCAGCTCCCAGCTGCACAAGCAGCTCTGCTCGGAGCGAGCCCGGGAGGCCGCGGGCAGGGGTCTCCCCCATctgacaaaagaggaaactgaggcacagaaaag AAAGAATCCCCTGCTGGCTGCTGACTGTCACTGCACCCGGTGTCTACACTGCTCACTGGTCTCAGAA CCCACCTGCTGA
- the LOC127542055 gene encoding uncharacterized protein LOC127542055 isoform X1 has product MTRPARGSCLRLGLNPDLCLDVPITVRTTRGRGRARTSSGPSQPGPGLRQGNHPPGEGEGASGPGRHRAPAPWPSLPCLSLALLQVARMECCHMLAHVTGWQPESCGSLREDQESRPPPPAPKEGQSPPALPGDPSWGQEWGPSRRWRNRPAPGSRPEAPASAHELPGSERRSPSDSSPLSSSQLHKQLCSERAREAAGRGLPHLTKEETEAQKRKNPLLAADCHCTRCLHCSLVSESTCCHCTQCLHCSLVSEPPADCHCTRCLHCSLVSEPPADCHCTRCLHCSLVSEPTC; this is encoded by the exons ATGACACGGCCAGCCCGAGGATCCTGTCTCAGGCTGGGCTTGAACCCAGACCTCTGCCTTGATGTCCCCATCACCGTCAGGACCACGCGGGGCAGAGGGCGGGCCAGAACCAGCTCCGGCCCCTCTCAGCCGGGCCCTGGGCTGCGGCAGGGGAACCACCCcccgggggagggggaaggagccAGCGGGCCAGGGCGCCACCGGGCGCCTGCTCCCTGGCCCAGCCTTCCCTGTCTCTCCCTGGCTCTTCTCCAGGTGGCAAGGATGGAGTGCTGTCACATGCTGGCTCACGTGACGGGCTGGCAGCCTGAGAGTTGTGGGTCTCTCCGAGAAGACCAGGAGAGTCGCCCGCCTCCCCCTGCGCCCAAGGAGGGCCAGTCACCTCCAGCCCTCCCTGGGGACCCTTCCTGGGGGCAGGAATGGGGACCTTCCAGGAGATGGAGGAACAGGCCAG CCCCAGGCTCCCGTCCAGAAGCGCCAGCCTCTGCCCATGAGCTGCCAGGGAGCGAGCGCCGGAGCCCGAGCGACAGCTCCCCCCTTTCCAGCTCCCAGCTGCACAAGCAGCTCTGCTCGGAGCGAGCCCGGGAGGCCGCGGGCAGGGGTCTCCCCCATctgacaaaagaggaaactgaggcacagaaaag AAAGAATCCCCTGCTGGCTGCTGACTGTCACTGCACCCGGTGTCTACACTGCTCACTGGTCTCAGAATCCACTTGCTGTCACTGCACTCAGTGTCTACACTGCTCACTGGTCTCAGAACCCCCTGCTGACTGTCACTGTACCCGGTGTCTACACTGCTCACTGGTCTCAGAACCCCCTGCTGACTGTCACTGTACCCGGTGTCTACACTGCTCACTGGTCTCAGAGCCCACCTGCTGA
- the ALDH3B1 gene encoding aldehyde dehydrogenase family 3 member B1 isoform X3 produces MAAASQHLTPITLELGGKNPCYVDDNCDLQNVANRVAWFRFFNAGQTCVAPDYVLCSPETREKLLPALQRAVTQFYGKDPQSSPDLARIISPKHFLRLRGLLGSGRVALGGQSDEQERYIAPTVLVDVKETDPVMQEEIFGPILPILTVGGVEEAIAFIRKREKPLALYAFSNDSKVVHQMLDQTSSGGFCGNDGFMHMTLTTLPFGGVGNSGMGRYHGKFSFDTFSHQRGCLLRSAGLEKFNSLRYPPYAQRNLGLLLSLVEVGRKSQCTIL; encoded by the exons ATGGCCGCAGCCTCCCAGCACCTGACCCCCATCACCCTGGAGCTGGGGGGCAAGAACCCCTGCTACGTGGACGACAACTGCGACCTCCAGAATGTGGCCAACCGCGTGGCCTGGTTCCGCTTCTTCAATGCGGGCCAGACGTGCGTGGCCCCGGACTACGTGCTGTGCAGCCCGGAGACGCGGGAGAAGCTGCTGCCCGCCCTGCAGCGCGCCGTGACCCAGTTCTACGGGAAGGACCCCCAGAGCTCCCCGGACCTGGCCCGCATCATCAGCCCCAAGCACTTCCTCAGGCTCCGGGGCCTGCTGGGCAGCGGCCGCGTGGCCCTCGGCGGCCAGTCGGACGAGCAGGAACGCTACATCG CCCCCACGGTGCTGGTGGATGTGAAGGAGACGGACCCCGTGATGCAGGAAGAGATCTTTGGGCCCATTTTGCCCATCCTGACCGTGGGCGGGGTCGAGGAGGCCATCGCCTTCATCAGGAAGAGGGAGAAGCCCCTGGCTCTGTACGCCTTCTCCAATGACTCAAAG GTGGTGCACCAGATGCTGGACCAGACCAGCAGTGGCGGCTTCTGTGGGAATGACGGGTTCATGCACATGACGCTGACCACGCTGCCCTTTGGAGGAGTAG GAAACAGCGGCATGGGCAGGTACCACGGCAAGTTCAGCTTCGACACCTTCTCGCACCAGCGAGGCTGCCTGCTGCGGAGCGCGGGGCTGGAGAAGTTTAACTCCCTGCGCTATCCGCCCTACGCCCAGCGCAACCTGGGGCTGCTGCTCTCCTTGGTGGAGGTGGGCCGCAAGAGCCAGTGCACGATCCTCTGA
- the LOC127542055 gene encoding uncharacterized protein LOC127542055 isoform X3: protein MTRPARGSCLRLGLNPDLCLDVPITVRTTRGRGRARTSSGPSQPGPGLRQGNHPPGEGEGASGPGRHRAPAPWPSLPCLSLALLQVARMECCHMLAHVTGWQPESCGSLREDQESRPPPPAPKEGQSPPALPGDPSWGQEWGPSRRWRNRPAPGSRPEAPASAHELPGSERRSPSDSSPLSSSQLHKQLCSERAREAAGRGLPHLTKEETEAQKRKNPLLAADCHCTRCLHCSLVSEPTC from the exons ATGACACGGCCAGCCCGAGGATCCTGTCTCAGGCTGGGCTTGAACCCAGACCTCTGCCTTGATGTCCCCATCACCGTCAGGACCACGCGGGGCAGAGGGCGGGCCAGAACCAGCTCCGGCCCCTCTCAGCCGGGCCCTGGGCTGCGGCAGGGGAACCACCCcccgggggagggggaaggagccAGCGGGCCAGGGCGCCACCGGGCGCCTGCTCCCTGGCCCAGCCTTCCCTGTCTCTCCCTGGCTCTTCTCCAGGTGGCAAGGATGGAGTGCTGTCACATGCTGGCTCACGTGACGGGCTGGCAGCCTGAGAGTTGTGGGTCTCTCCGAGAAGACCAGGAGAGTCGCCCGCCTCCCCCTGCGCCCAAGGAGGGCCAGTCACCTCCAGCCCTCCCTGGGGACCCTTCCTGGGGGCAGGAATGGGGACCTTCCAGGAGATGGAGGAACAGGCCAG CCCCAGGCTCCCGTCCAGAAGCGCCAGCCTCTGCCCATGAGCTGCCAGGGAGCGAGCGCCGGAGCCCGAGCGACAGCTCCCCCCTTTCCAGCTCCCAGCTGCACAAGCAGCTCTGCTCGGAGCGAGCCCGGGAGGCCGCGGGCAGGGGTCTCCCCCATctgacaaaagaggaaactgaggcacagaaaag AAAGAATCCCCTGCTGGCTGCTGACTGTCACTGC ACCCGGTGTCTACACTGCTCACTGGTCTCAGAGCCCACCTGCTGA
- the ALDH3B1 gene encoding aldehyde dehydrogenase family 3 member B1 isoform X1, protein MNPFADTVQSLREAFHSGKSRPAEFRAAQLEGLNRFLKENRDSLLAALAQDLRKPPFESEISEISICQSEINLALNSLHSWMKDEHVSKNLATQLDSAFIRKEPYGVVLIIAPWNYPLNLMLVPLVGAIAAGNCVVLKPSELSSGVEKVIGEVLPRYLDKNCFAVVLGGPQETSALLENRFDYIFFTGNTTVGRIVMAAASQHLTPITLELGGKNPCYVDDNCDLQNVANRVAWFRFFNAGQTCVAPDYVLCSPETREKLLPALQRAVTQFYGKDPQSSPDLARIISPKHFLRLRGLLGSGRVALGGQSDEQERYIAPTVLVDVKETDPVMQEEIFGPILPILTVGGVEEAIAFIRKREKPLALYAFSNDSKVVHQMLDQTSSGGFCGNDGFMHMTLTTLPFGGVGNSGMGRYHGKFSFDTFSHQRGCLLRSAGLEKFNSLRYPPYAQRNLGLLLSLVEVGRKSQCTIL, encoded by the exons ATGAATCCCTTCGCAGACACCGTGCAGAGCCTCCGGGAGGCCTTCCACTCCGGGAAAAGCCGCCCAGCGGAGTTCCGAGCTGCCCAGCTCGAAGGGCTGAACCGCTTTCTAAAGGAGAACCGAGATTCCCTCCTGGCTGCCCTGGCCCAGGATCTACGCAAG CCTCCCTTTGAGTCGGAGATCTCCGAGATCAGCATCTGCCAGAGTGAGATCAACCTGGCTTTGAACAGCCTGCACAGCTGGATGAAGGACGAACATGTGTCTAAAAACCTG GCCACCCAGCTGGACTCGGCCTTCATCCGGAAGGAGCCCTACGGCGTGGTCCTCATCATCGCCCCCTGGAACTACCCTCTGAACCTCATGCTGGTGCCTCTGGTGGGGGCCATCGCAGCAG GTAACTGTGTGGTGTTAAAGCCCTCCGAGTTGAGCAGCGGTGTGGAGAAGGTCATAGGGGAGGTGCTGCCCCGCTACCTGGACAAG AACTGCTTTGCTGTGGTGCTGGGGGGCCCCCAGGAGACCAGCGCCCTCCTGGAGAACAGATTCGACTACATCTTCTTCACAG GGAACACCACCGTGGGCCGGATCGTCATGGCCGCAGCCTCCCAGCACCTGACCCCCATCACCCTGGAGCTGGGGGGCAAGAACCCCTGCTACGTGGACGACAACTGCGACCTCCAGAATGTGGCCAACCGCGTGGCCTGGTTCCGCTTCTTCAATGCGGGCCAGACGTGCGTGGCCCCGGACTACGTGCTGTGCAGCCCGGAGACGCGGGAGAAGCTGCTGCCCGCCCTGCAGCGCGCCGTGACCCAGTTCTACGGGAAGGACCCCCAGAGCTCCCCGGACCTGGCCCGCATCATCAGCCCCAAGCACTTCCTCAGGCTCCGGGGCCTGCTGGGCAGCGGCCGCGTGGCCCTCGGCGGCCAGTCGGACGAGCAGGAACGCTACATCG CCCCCACGGTGCTGGTGGATGTGAAGGAGACGGACCCCGTGATGCAGGAAGAGATCTTTGGGCCCATTTTGCCCATCCTGACCGTGGGCGGGGTCGAGGAGGCCATCGCCTTCATCAGGAAGAGGGAGAAGCCCCTGGCTCTGTACGCCTTCTCCAATGACTCAAAG GTGGTGCACCAGATGCTGGACCAGACCAGCAGTGGCGGCTTCTGTGGGAATGACGGGTTCATGCACATGACGCTGACCACGCTGCCCTTTGGAGGAGTAG GAAACAGCGGCATGGGCAGGTACCACGGCAAGTTCAGCTTCGACACCTTCTCGCACCAGCGAGGCTGCCTGCTGCGGAGCGCGGGGCTGGAGAAGTTTAACTCCCTGCGCTATCCGCCCTACGCCCAGCGCAACCTGGGGCTGCTGCTCTCCTTGGTGGAGGTGGGCCGCAAGAGCCAGTGCACGATCCTCTGA
- the ALDH3B1 gene encoding aldehyde dehydrogenase family 3 member B1 isoform X2, translating into MKDEHVSKNLATQLDSAFIRKEPYGVVLIIAPWNYPLNLMLVPLVGAIAAGNCVVLKPSELSSGVEKVIGEVLPRYLDKNCFAVVLGGPQETSALLENRFDYIFFTGNTTVGRIVMAAASQHLTPITLELGGKNPCYVDDNCDLQNVANRVAWFRFFNAGQTCVAPDYVLCSPETREKLLPALQRAVTQFYGKDPQSSPDLARIISPKHFLRLRGLLGSGRVALGGQSDEQERYIAPTVLVDVKETDPVMQEEIFGPILPILTVGGVEEAIAFIRKREKPLALYAFSNDSKVVHQMLDQTSSGGFCGNDGFMHMTLTTLPFGGVGNSGMGRYHGKFSFDTFSHQRGCLLRSAGLEKFNSLRYPPYAQRNLGLLLSLVEVGRKSQCTIL; encoded by the exons ATGAAGGACGAACATGTGTCTAAAAACCTG GCCACCCAGCTGGACTCGGCCTTCATCCGGAAGGAGCCCTACGGCGTGGTCCTCATCATCGCCCCCTGGAACTACCCTCTGAACCTCATGCTGGTGCCTCTGGTGGGGGCCATCGCAGCAG GTAACTGTGTGGTGTTAAAGCCCTCCGAGTTGAGCAGCGGTGTGGAGAAGGTCATAGGGGAGGTGCTGCCCCGCTACCTGGACAAG AACTGCTTTGCTGTGGTGCTGGGGGGCCCCCAGGAGACCAGCGCCCTCCTGGAGAACAGATTCGACTACATCTTCTTCACAG GGAACACCACCGTGGGCCGGATCGTCATGGCCGCAGCCTCCCAGCACCTGACCCCCATCACCCTGGAGCTGGGGGGCAAGAACCCCTGCTACGTGGACGACAACTGCGACCTCCAGAATGTGGCCAACCGCGTGGCCTGGTTCCGCTTCTTCAATGCGGGCCAGACGTGCGTGGCCCCGGACTACGTGCTGTGCAGCCCGGAGACGCGGGAGAAGCTGCTGCCCGCCCTGCAGCGCGCCGTGACCCAGTTCTACGGGAAGGACCCCCAGAGCTCCCCGGACCTGGCCCGCATCATCAGCCCCAAGCACTTCCTCAGGCTCCGGGGCCTGCTGGGCAGCGGCCGCGTGGCCCTCGGCGGCCAGTCGGACGAGCAGGAACGCTACATCG CCCCCACGGTGCTGGTGGATGTGAAGGAGACGGACCCCGTGATGCAGGAAGAGATCTTTGGGCCCATTTTGCCCATCCTGACCGTGGGCGGGGTCGAGGAGGCCATCGCCTTCATCAGGAAGAGGGAGAAGCCCCTGGCTCTGTACGCCTTCTCCAATGACTCAAAG GTGGTGCACCAGATGCTGGACCAGACCAGCAGTGGCGGCTTCTGTGGGAATGACGGGTTCATGCACATGACGCTGACCACGCTGCCCTTTGGAGGAGTAG GAAACAGCGGCATGGGCAGGTACCACGGCAAGTTCAGCTTCGACACCTTCTCGCACCAGCGAGGCTGCCTGCTGCGGAGCGCGGGGCTGGAGAAGTTTAACTCCCTGCGCTATCCGCCCTACGCCCAGCGCAACCTGGGGCTGCTGCTCTCCTTGGTGGAGGTGGGCCGCAAGAGCCAGTGCACGATCCTCTGA